The nucleotide window ATAAAACTAGGCGTACGCAGAGCTCGAAAAAATACGTGAAGAACTAGAACGTACACAGGCTACTCTCGGCAAATCGCAGCTTACCCAAGAGAAACTACAGAATTCTCTCGACAAAGCACAAAATGAAATTGATCATTTGCAGGAGAAATTAGATAAGAGCGGTGGAGAAACCCGCAGGGTGAGAATAACATAAATAAGACACAATGAGCCCttgaattatatttatttcgcatttatttattttttcttctattttaatATAGTTGCAACTCGAAAAAGAGAAAATCAATTatgaatttgaaaatattcAGTCGCAGCTAGACAAATCTTTGGGCCAAGCTTCACGTAttcaaaaagagaaagaagccGCACAAATGGACCTCGATCGCTATCGAGACAAGGCGGATAAATTACAGTCATCCCTTGCTCGTTTGCAAAAGGAACGCGATGTGCTTAGTGATGAATTAGAAAAATTGAAGGAAAAATCCGAATCCACTCAGAGTACAGCACTCAAATATCAAAGAGAACGCGATGCTATACAGACAGAACTTGAGGTAGTAAAAGAACGCTGGGAAAAAGCACATCAGGTACATCAAAAGCTTCAAATGGAACGAGATGATGCAACTACCGAGATCGATATATTAAAAGAGAAGCTTGATAAAGCACTGTATGCTAGTCAAAAGTTGATTGATGAGAAAGACACTTCCACTAAAGAGTTTGAGAAGATGCTTGAGAAGTATGATCGTGCCCAAAATGAAATCTATCGACTACAGTCACGAGTCGACACGGCCGAAGCAGACCGCAATCGTTTAGAGGTAGAAGCTGAACGTTCTGCactggcagcagcaaaagcacgAGAAGACTTACGTAAAATCCAGGAGGAAACTACGCGGCTCCAGGAAGCATGCGACCGTGCAGCAATGCAGCTGGGTCGCTCGAAAGAACTCGAAGATAAGGCAAAGGAGGATGTAGACATGATTCGCGAGAGGCTTGATAAATGTCAAACCGATTTGCGTCGAGCACAATCGGAAAAGGAAAATCAACAGGCAGAAATCGAGCGGTTAACTTATGAACTAGATCGTTCGCACAATCTATACACCAAACAAACGGCTTCGCTTGACTCAGCTCAGGAAGAAATAGCACGCTATGGATTGGAGATCGAAAAGATGCGTGAGCGCTACGAAAAGACGGCAGCAGAACTGCGACGCTTACAGGAGAATGAATCCTTCTCACGTGAAGCCCGCCGTATGAAGGATGAGAATGATCGATTGCGGGAAAAGTACGACAAGGTTATCGTGGAGCTAGAAAACTTCCGAGGCAAATCGCAATATGAACAGGAGACATTCGATAAAATGAAAGAGAAGTTTGAGACACGAGAAAACGAATTCCAAACCATGGAGCTAAAGTTACACGAAACCAGCCTACAGCTCGATCTGGCTAGAGCAGAAGTAACTAAACTTATCTCAAATCAAGATAAACAGCGAGCCGATGCAGAACGTGCTCACATTGAATATGAAAAAATACGAGACAAGCATGAGAAACTAATCAAGGAAGTCGAGCGATTGCGGCAGAATCCGCAATCTGCTATCAGCCCCGGAGCGTTGGCCGCTACCAGTACAGTAAGCTTAGCAGACAAAAACGAACTAGATCGTTTGCGTGATCGGCTTGAAAAGGCGCTGCAAAGCCGAGACGCCACCGAGATGGAGGCCGGACGTTTGGCAAAGGAACTAGAAAAGGCACAGCTACATCTAACGAAACAACAAGAAGTCTATGAAGCCACACGTATTGAGTTTGAGCGTATGTCTGCTGAACTGACACGTGTGCTCGAGCGGCTGGAAAAATCTGAAGCCGAAAAGGAAACCCTTCGCCAATCTACTAAGATCTATGAAAAACATCACCAGCAACATGCCAGTAACCACCATATAGAGCAAAGTCTCATGAAACTCGAAGCTGATAACAAACAGCTGATGGCCGAACGCGATCAACTAGTGATGCAGCTGGAAAAGAGCCAGGATATGCTAATGAGTTTCCAGCAGGAGCTTAACGCAGCTGAAGTGGAACTGCAGCGTCAATGTGAAGAAAATCGCCGTCTTAAGAGCTCTCCTCAACAGCCAGGAAGCGCTCCTGCTGCACCTCAACAAGGCCAAGTTGCGGCCCAGGAAATACAGAACTACAAGAAGGAAATTACAAAGCTGAAACAAATGCTTCAGGAAACGGGGGCTCGTGGAGATAATGAGCTCGAACAGTGGCGTAAAGTTGTGGAACAGGAGAAAAATCGAGCAGATCAAGCAGAAAAGGCGGCCATTGAATTACAGAAGCGAATGCAGGTATGAGTAACAATTTCATGTTTATTAGCTTGAAGATTGTAACTGTTCATACAGCATATTTTCGATGCAAATTAATGTATTTCTATTTTCGTTCTAGGTAATGGAGCAACAGTTGAAGCAACAACTCTTACAAATGACCAATATGCAGAAACAATTGCAACAACaatcaacacaacaacaaccaccacagcaATCGCCGTCAAATAAAAAGGATCTAGAAAAACTACAAGAAGATCTTAAAACAGCTGCTACACAACGCGATCAATTCCAAAATCAGTTGGAGTTACTGGTGCAGGAATTAGAAAAGAGCCAAGTAATATTCAATTAAAGCCTCCGTGCATTGATTTTGGGTTAATAATtgcttgttttctttcttataGACAGAGGCTTTGGAAGCGACCAAAAAGactcaacagcaacaacagcaggtTGGTCAGCTACAGCAACAAATACAGCAGATGCAACAACAACTGCAACAAGCAACGCAGGCAGCTAATCAGAAGGTAGCTCAAAATGCAGGCGTAAGTGAGGCGGAGCGTAAGCAACTAGAAGCACAAATGAAGCAAATCGAAGACGCAACTCGACTGTtggaaagcgaaagaaaaacgtTTGAAGATCAGCGCAAAGCTATTGAAAATAAGCGCAAAGAGTTGgaagacaaagaaaaaaatcttattGAGTTTGACAAACAACTTAAGAAACGCAAAGAACAAATGGACCAACTAGAAAAATCATTACAAAAGGTAAGATCAGTATGATCCATGATGCTTGATTCTAAATTTACATTTGCCAACCTACACTTGCTATTTTGTTTACCTATGTTGTGTTGCTTTAGGCCGGcggaactgctgctgctgctggagaatTGAATAAACAGTTAACAGAAACCCAGCAGATGCTAGATAAGTATGTACACAAACAATAGCTTTGTTAATTAGTATATGCGAAAGTCATATTCTATCTTGATTTTATTGTACCTTGGGAATTATACCTCGGCATATCTGTATCAAATCATTGATATATAAAACCCTCATACAATCACTACCATATGGTATTTGTTGTAGAGCATCAAAGGAACTAGAGGATGCAAAAGAGGAAGCCAAGCGATCTGCTGCTGAAACGGAACGACTCCTCCAGTTGGTGCAAATGACACAAGAAGAACAGaaccagaaagaaaaaacaataatgGATTTGCAGCAGTGAGTATATTTGTTACCAAACAGATTTAATATCGAACCGGTCACTGAAATGTGAATTTGTTTACAGGGCCTTAAAAAATGCTCAAGCTAAATTGAAAACAGCACAAGCACAGCCACAAGATGCGGGACCAGCAGGTTTCCTCAAGAGCTTCTTCTAAAatgggtttgcttttttgaatTAGTGATTGGTGtactttaatttttattacacCAATAACTGGGTCTTGCTTAAACGCgactagaaacaaaaaacaatatcGTAATGAGAGTACAACTATTAGTAGTAATTTCTTTAGGAGAACCTGAAAGGGTTGCTGCTAGCTTCAATTGAGAATGGTAAGTAGTTTTACAACCTTATGGTTGGtaaattatttgttatgtTGGATTCACTAATTGTGATTTCGTAAACAAACTGTACAGTAAGAATGGTCAGAGAACAACCAACATAGAAACATATGCAACGCTGGTTCTGTTATCGTTAAGCGTTTTGGTAAAATTTAAAACTATGTAACAAATAATTTGGAATACAAATTCCTTCCATGCGTTAAACATCAATGACAACCacaaaaatagacatttttgtTAAATCTTGGCTAGTATCTAAGCCATTTCTCCCACTTTATCACAAGCAATAATTCTGTAAAGTATCCAGACAGCCAAATTAATGGTTGATTGAACTAGGAgattaaacaataaaacgcAAGTAGCGATCACTAAAATATATTTAGCAAACCAGATGAACACTTGCTGCCATTTATTATtctataaaataaaacaagaaccCTTTGCAAGAGTGATTTTTGACTACCAAAAAATATCATGTGCTATATTATTACTCTTCATCAATAGACCATGGATGATAAATGAAGAGCAATTTCAAATTACGATTCGACACAGAGCTGTTGAGTTGCGAAACAGCTAAAAAGGAGTTTACACTTCCTAACTATCGTTACAGAGAATCACATTTGAATGAAGCAGTTCTTAGTTTAATGATCCTAGCATAAAGAAAAACTACACTCTTGTAAGCAAAATCATAAGCGACCAGTTCTGAGCCACCGTAAATGTTTAATATGTATTATCAAATTACATGGCAGTAAAATACAAATCAATTAGTTATGTAATATTCTACGCACCTATGTATTGTACGATACATTAATTAAGAAACAAAGCatgtaaacaaaaactacacacaaaatcacacacaataGACAATAATAGAATTCAAAGGCAAGTGTGTAATCGCTATTTGTACCGCATGGCAATCGCTCGACATTGTCGGTCAAACAAAATCGTGCACTATAAGTATTGTTTTACTGTGTCCAATTGATAATACCCTTCAGCTTCAGACGAAGTAAAACTATCCAACGCTTTCTAGAAAATCAGGACCAAATCGTTAGTAGGTCTTGTACACtgctaaaaaacaaacatatgcACGATATTAAATCTATAACTGATATTATACGCTATCACTATCTATAACAAAATCGATGGTTAGTATACAATAGTTTACTGATTTTTATATTGTATTTTAATTATCAATATTATGCGTAGAACTAgtttcaagttttttttctgggcTTTCGATTAGTGAAATCGAAACGGTTCTATCTAAAATGCAAAGTTTGTGTTCGTTCGTTATGGTAAAACTTATCGTTAAAGTTAAAGTTAGCAgtgaataaaattatttaaacactttatttattatttagtaTGCAGTTTTATTATATGTTCAAAgttcacaaaaaaagaaccgaAATAGTCGAAGGTTTTTTAACCAATACAGCTATTcaaatagataaaaacataaacatgatGGATATGGATTGCGATGTTCTTTTaacgaaagcaacaaaaaatattttttatttcacattcGGAAACTCGGAGGATCATTTTTTGCATATTCTATTATCACGTTATCAAAAATCTTTTACACGCAAATCTTTTTGTACGCAATTTTCTATCTGTATCATTTTATCCGATAGTCCCATGTAAATATTGTATTGAACGAACTGTCTTCATAGCcgatttacattatttttttattcagaaggaACGGTCCGAAAAGGCAGTATTGGAGATATTTTTACGTATATTATTACGAAAACCTTCAAATACTAATTCAATGGTGTCAAAAATAAAGTATATGACTTTTCACACGTGTAAATTAAACGAGTAGGGGTTTGCTTCAAATTGTCATCTTAGACTGTAAAACATGTGCATAATTAAACCAATTCATGCGCATGGAACtatcaaaacacaaacaaaatcccAAATCTGAAGTTACCTAAAACATGTTTGCAGTATGAATCAATGCTATTATAGAAGACCAGCTGGTTGAATACAAGGCATTTTGAAAAACCACCTCTTGACGTGCGAGTTCTCGCTCCAGCTAGAGTGGCTATTTCAAAtctcaaacattttcaaaatccGTCGAAAACCGTATTAAGTTTTCaacaaatgaaacgaaacaacTGATTTAGTCGTTAGATCTGTTAGATCAATACCATCAAAATGTTATTAAGAAGTGTATGTTTAATGACTGCTTATTCAAACCTGGGAAAACTCACACGCGTGTTTGCCAATGGTCAGCAGTCAGAAGGGCTATTTCACCATCTGTTCTCTTATAATAGCCTAGGTATAAATATATCGCCGAAGACTGAACCCATTTTTTATCATTGTCTATTTTTGCAATTGATgattgtgtttatttattaatttatttgaatcAAAGTTATCGGGCAGTATGCCTAAATAACTTAATGCTTACAGAGTACAAGTTTAAAGTATGGTCCTAGAACTAACTTGAATATGCTGAACTAACTTGAATATGTTGGATGTAAACAAAAACTTAACATCATTCTTATCAATgaggtcctttccgttttaagttcgtaggctgaaatttcagcctgtcagctgtttgcattgtacagcagttttcgagcagctatctaagtaggtataatatacaggagggcttatcccaaggtgtatgaatttagaaagcagatttttatcgcttctgtttctgaatgaagatttttagagtgttttgagtattcatcaagccttcagaaagctagtttgaacaaaagttttcacccatcctgtcaaaacgagatattcaaatttggttataaaaacatgctatgagaccacctggactacatacactttgattctagattccaccacgtgatctctttaatgcaccttggggtaaatgtaaacaacaccgtgttttcgagcaggtactcgaatataattctagctttgaggctagaataatctagactgaaaattgcaggctagtttttgtgtggttttgtatggagtgtttacatgatttcatcctccaactgtcaaactccatacaaaaaactaactagaatcgtgaagggccccaataatCGTAAATctaatttatattattatattcaaACTGTTATTGCGGGCGTTCACGATATCATCCAGCAGTTTTATTTGAAGTTTGACACTTGGAGACTGAAATTATGTCAACAcaccatacaaaaccacacgcaaAAATAGCCTCAGTATTTCAGTCTGAATTATTTCAGGCTAAAAattatgtaaacaaaagccGCTTCGTCTCGGGCGCGATCAGGTTACATAAtgaatgattgattttttagCTGGAGGATAAATAGTGGGTCAAGAAAGGTTAAAACTTGTTTGGATCGATTTGtttaagttaaataaaagtacattaactcattttaaacagaaaaatatacaaaatacATCTTGAATGCATCTTTGTTTGTACAcaattattgaaataaaaaatggcgGAAAGTAATTGTCACAAGGATGTACTCCGGATGATGTATACTGTCCACTGAcaagctgaaatttcagctccttggctgaaaatagaaaaggcctggttttgttttttaacattttggtATTGTTGAACACAATTTCTTAACAAGCTTTTTTGTGCAACAGCATACGTTCATATTCTTCTATGCTCAGTTCGATTTATTCCcattgtcgcgcacacgaaggtgtctttcggagcagcaggcacagtacacgccgacttaagcacaataataaacgcaccaactggctcttggcaaataatggcttcattaatttattcaattgattttataggctaaaaatgctgaccgtcgtcgatcagcatattcttcttagtctattcttcttagcctatttttccatttaatcgttaaaccagcgcgcatcgctggcgcgttgcataacgtagctagtcagcatttattgacctagcaacgctttgttttttaagcctaaattgtcgtcagcaaCACCcatattcaattcaagtttgcTTCAAGTGCCTTATTCACGTTGACTTTGTTGATTTATTGTTTCACATTGTATTAAACTTATCACTGTTTGGTTTTGAATTCTCACTTCAATTAAAGTTTCAAGTATTAAAtttatactttattttaatattaattattcttaataaatcttttttctacaattttctaaatattaagaaaacaacaaatttgTAACAAGCATgcttacaaaaataaacatgcCAATTGCCCTAGCAAgccatttatttgattttttgattcgatattattttcaatataAACACAGCTAAAAACGGAGAAGTGCATGTCTCGTAAAAAATCCTCAATCATTAATTGCATATGAACATAGTACGTAGATATTCGTTTTTAACTGCATACTGTTCGTATTATCTGTATCCAATAACACGTGCAACGACAATCATATCAGTTGCTCATTCATTTTACAATAATTTTCTTCTTGTTCAAatacaatatatatatatatatatatatatatatatatatatatatatatacctaACTTTCGTTCATCCTTAACAgttttttagatttttccTGCTACTGCTGGGAGCTGGCCTCCTAATGATCTAACTCACAAGTATAAACATATGTTGTTTTTGAAAAGCATCCATCAATTTTGCTTTGGTCGACCAGGCAGTGGTTCGAAATATCACGGAATCAAACTCGGTAACTGGTAAACTAGAAATATgggaaaatttatattttatatccCAATTCCTAAATCACAATGCATCACAATATAAAAATTTGACTTGATATTGTTAGCATATATTTCTGTTGCTAGTTAATCCATCACACAACATCTTGTTGTAAATCTAGTGAAAAGTACCATTTTGAGAAAAGGTGAGCGTCAAATTTTTATGTCACAAATCTATAGCTCGAGCACATAAATTCGAGTAGTGCACTCGAAACTTATTCATCTCTCGTGTATTTCTATCACTACGAAAGCACTTGCTATTACTTCTACTATTCCTAACTGTTAACAATACTGCTTttaatgtaatttaataatacTGTCACTGATACTATTAATATtgtgcacacaaaaacaccccATGTATAACTGCGACGTAGCAACTGTCGCTCGTAGAACTGAGGTATTATACTGCAATGAATACAAAGGTAGCCATATGTACAACTAATATTGTTGTATTAGATTTAATCCTAGCTCACAATAACGTGTATAAATGGATAAACTGAACGATTTGCCAACAATGAGTTAAATTAACATTGTGAGGATGATCTTACGTCGAAAATTATGTTTCTGAAAATCCGGATGAACTTTTCCATTTTGAAATTTACGCGAGCAATGCTCTACACCTATTGTTAGTAATATTGCTATATAAAATGAAATGCAATTACTAAAAGTCTCCAAGGAGACATATAAAAGTAGCCAGATGACGAACTGTAAAATATGTACTAGATCTAGATGTAGTACATCTTAATAAAGATAAAGATGTAGTAAAAGATGACTGGCTGACTCTGGAAATAGAACATTTTCGGTCACGGAAATAGAACATTTTCGGCAACATCTCACGATGCTGAATTTAGAATCCTCCTGCACGGCGCATACCGCTGCGTAGAATGTatagtagtgatgtgctctttggaggGCACCCATGACTCCGATCCACTTCCGGCCTAATCCGAACTactcggagtcggagtcgtccccATTTAGGCTGTCAACCCACTGCTgctattgttgctgctgtggcaACCCATCAGTATTGCTGTTTTTGCCTCATAACCCGTACTCTGAGCCACGCTGTTGGACAAAATTAATCCAATGACACGATACCAATAGGCTTTACGAAGTGTCGTCGTTTTTCGTAGCTGATCCCCTAAATGGGGAATCGTGAGTGGAAAAGCAACTGTTTTTGCGTATTGCGTGAATGCGTGATTGCGGTTGCAGTTGTTGCTCTTTCGTTTGACTTGTCAGTCCTCCGTCATTCGTCATCTAAGCGATCTTCGTCGTGggagcactttttttttgtttttcctcagTTCAATTGATGTTAAGATTGTAGTGGCTGCTatgaaatcttcttcttctttggcacaacaatcgttgtcggtcaaggcctgcatgTACCACTAATGGGCTTTGGCTTTTAGTGACTCATTGATTACCATAGCAAgatagtcaagtcctacgtatggggacactgtccattcggggcttgaacttATGACGatcatgttgttaagtcgtacgaattGATGAccgtactacgagaccggccccACAAACACAAATCTCAATATTAGTTACCATTATCAGGATTATCAGGAGCGACACTACTGATGTATAGCATTCTCATGCAAAGCGTAACGCCCTCTACTGCGCTCTCACATACGGATCAAATTAACATTTTGAGTGCCATGACTGTCGTATATGTTTGCCAGTTATGTTTCTTAGGGTGCCATGGCTATCATCTTAAGATATTTTAATAGACCGGGCGTATGATCATGGGATTTTGCAAAAAGAGGAACAAAATGATGAATAACTTCGTAATGTAtatgttttttgtatttttgtttgttattttcatttacatAGAATAATTCATGTATACCCAAATTAACAGTTTCTTCCATCAATATTGTGCACTCACATATATTTTAGTTATAATATCTTTTTTCAAAATGTGTAATATATAGTAGTATATTATTAAATCATTTCTATTATAATTATAttcatattatttaaaatattatctaAATGTCAACATACGTTGTTTACATGGTCGCTATTGAATGAAGCATCTAGTTGAGAACAAATCTATACATAATATTAAACTGTTGTTTTGatcaaaataaagcaaaccattaaaaaataacaagatAATAAATCAACCAAATTGTATTAtaaatcaatattttcatcgtttttagtttgtttatattaaaTTACACTTCCCTAGGGGCCATGGCTATCACATATGATAGCCATCAAACATGTAAACAAAAAGTGCTTGGCCCCagggaaacataaacaaaaatggtCTACAATATAAGTGTTAACGGGCGTCCAATAAACCGTCGGCCTTGAAGAGCTGGGTTAGGAAAATAACACATCctgaaaatgaatgaaaagttGGGTTATCAAGAAAGACACGGGATTATAAATAATACCTAGAGTAATAAACGTTTGAGCTAAATTGAAtactaaatatttttttctgtggCATATAACCACTAATGAAGTTTTCGTAGTTGGTGTAACTCATATTTAACTCAAAAGTAGCTCATTGCAGGCAGATAGTTCGGTTTATTGTAAATAGTAGTTATATTGTTATATTCTGCAAAAATCCAGACCTGGTCGTCCATATTTATTTAGCTATGTATAaactatattttatttactttctcACAATTCTATTCTTTGCCTGGGTCATGGTGCATAATGTTGCACTACcacctgtttttttattatttataattagACACATCGTCTTGTAACTTAAATATAGTTTACCGAAAATAAATGTCACAACAATTCATAATATTGAAGATGCATAAAAATAAACCTAGGTGAACGAAACGTTTACGCGAGTGTTTTCTCATTTACATATCTTTGAAATTATTCAGCGCAGTTATAtcttaacaaaacaaaaaaaccattatCAACTTAAATTCAGTGCCGCACggcaaaaaagaacaaaaatggtattttttttaaattatacacaaacaaatgcaaaaatgGTATATCGGTAATGATGCGAAAATAAAGAGCGAAAAATAGTATAATATCGCGATAGATTAGTCAGGCAAAAGTTATGTAATAATCATGATTATCGTTATGATTACGCTGATTAATAAAACTAGtctaattaattaatataaCTTATCTAACAAGATGTGTAGGATAATGACAAATATTGCAGCCGTATAAGTATCTACCTAATAAACATACATAATCACGTTAATATGTAAACCATCTAAATAATGTATAGCTTAGtacaaaataacaaattcGAAACAAGTAACAAAATGGTTCATAATCTCGATCTGTTGAGATGGTACCTTTTTCCAAAAAGAAATAACATTATACAAAAGCTTATAGTTCAAAGAAAGATGACTGTCCACACCCTTTGAAAACAAACTAGAAACCTGCTGTAATAATTTATTAGCTCTTTAAAACGGTCGGAGCAGAACTATAAACAAAGTAATttaaacacacagaaaacgcGTAACGATTGCGTACAAATCGGGTCAATATCCACACTTTGTTAAATGTTATTGTATTAAATTATCAGAGCAAGACAAACAACATCCATCTCGAACCTAAACATTATGTGTGC belongs to Anopheles merus strain MAF unplaced genomic scaffold, AmerM5.1 LNR4000007, whole genome shotgun sequence and includes:
- the LOC121600804 gene encoding plectin isoform X5 codes for the protein MSREVYSTGQTNSNTTGTRSPGRSTRRLTELPTVDKSPSRDYGGIRGRPLGPNIHQSHSGTNSPLNYSWKSYPHHNSFTAMGSPYYRDMDEPISPAGGHHRSRSATRAPTHSLEYPREQLRTRYQSLDRGLVDPHDREFIPIREPRDRSRDRSLERGLYLEEELYGRPPRQAMPERGYLGDLQVQNGELQRELGNLKKELELTNQKLGSSMHSIKTFWSPELKKERALRKEESAKYSLINDQLKLLNSENQKQAMLVRQLEEELRLRMRAPNIEMQQQMEALYAENEHLQREISILRDTIKELELRIETQKQTLQARDESIKKLLEMLQSKGMGKEEERQMFQQMQALAQKQMFDITNCTTTTADLMRTSFYPAQPTSVYNSNYHNIAPASKLLDVRSGRLPARRYSISGGVPLSSMIDYCNLSENAANLYTQSANLTNLLNETTKSLSRSSNILNMRSLGTTASGDSGSNMPMCHATTHFTQSLLASAPTSSSTTICGVLDPSPSLPFERMGASTATSAGTTTGLHCGYPNTSSISHLPNAVASNSNLSYYNHHLQHHLPHVNQQNSIPVPQQLQFSQHSSFCNTGCRPSTDYLLSKPIYSNNTINAASNAISFLSNPHSLDDFRLEITRRDQEIMAMAAKMKTLEEQHQDYQRHIAVLKESLCAKEEHYNMLQSDVEELRNRLEEKNRMIEKKTQGTMHTVQEKNRLQTELTELKEHMDIKDRKINVLQRKIDNLEDLLKEKDNQVDMARARLSAMQAHHCSSEGALTSLEEAIGDKEKQMQQLRDQRDRAEAEKKEERELHERELAEFKMKLHSLDSEVEKLTTRLHRALAEKDRLEAKLESSQSELGKSKAELEHKTASDVGRSGADWDHAKQRLSRLELENERLRAELERSQTTFGRSTLSTSQELDRAQERADKTTNELRRTQAELRVTQTDAERSRAEAAALQEKLEKSQGEVYRLKAKLENAQGEQESLKQEMERGQAGIQRIVSERDKAYAELEKIREELERTQATLGKSQLTQEKLQNSLDKAQNEIDHLQEKLDKSGGETRRLQLEKEKINYEFENIQSQLDKSLGQASRIQKEKEAAQMDLDRYRDKADKLQSSLARLQKERDVLSDELEKLKEKSESTQSTALKYQRERDAIQTELEVVKERWEKAHQVHQKLQMERDDATTEIDILKEKLDKALYASQKLIDEKDTSTKEFEKMLEKYDRAQNEIYRLQSRVDTAEADRNRLEVEAERSALAAAKAREDLRKIQEETTRLQEACDRAAMQLGRSKELEDKAKEDVDMIRERLDKCQTDLRRAQSEKENQQAEIERLTYELDRSHNLYTKQTASLDSAQEEIARYGLEIEKMRERYEKTAAELRRLQENESFSREARRMKDENDRLREKYDKVIVELENFRGKSQYEQETFDKMKEKFETRENEFQTMELKLHETSLQLDLARAEVTKLISNQDKQRADAERAHIEYEKIRDKHEKLIKEVERLRQNPQSAISPGALAATSTVSLADKNELDRLRDRLEKALQSRDATEMEAGRLAKELEKAQLHLTKQQEVYEATRIEFERMSAELTRVLERLEKSEAEKETLRQSTKIYEKHHQQHASNHHIEQSLMKLEADNKQLMAERDQLVMQLEKSQDMLMSFQQELNAAEVELQRQCEENRRLKSSPQQPGSAPAAPQQGQVAAQEIQNYKKEITKLKQMLQETGARGDNELEQWRKVVEQEKNRADQAEKAAIELQKRMQVMEQQLKQQLLQMTNMQKQLQQQSTQQQPPQQSPSNKKDLEKLQEDLKTAATQRDQFQNQLELLVQELEKSQTEALEATKKTQQQQQQVGQLQQQIQQMQQQLQQATQAANQKVAQNAGVSEAERKQLEAQMKQIEDATRLLESERKTFEDQRKAIENKRKELEDKEKNLIEFDKQLKKRKEQMDQLEKSLQKAGGTAAAAGELNKQLTETQQMLDKASKELEDAKEEAKRSAAETERLLQLVQMTQEEQNQKEKTIMDLQQALKNAQAKLKTAQAQPQDAGPAGFLKSFF